The segment taaGCCAGGATGATGTCCAATCTTTGGTACTTAACTAGGATGAAGTTCAAGGaaatccagcctctaacatatgttagaaaagctgcaaccctgaACTCCAATCGCTAAGTTTatgtccttcagtattggcatgagaaagttttgtcaatccttcctggattggtacagtcttttttgaccttgtggtacTAGGccctgtgcagtttctcaccaatctCATTGGACTGGgtagtctccttgaccttgtggctcttttgttcccttctcctggaatcagacagaatcattaattatagtcccataatatttaccaattcataGCACGTTTCCATAgactaaggctttgtgggtatgcattaatattaaacttatattactgtaaaatcaaaaagatttaacattgattatatgtacactaagtataaaaaatgaggaaaagtgaaaaaagtcaattattctatatataaaaaaattaaaaggaaaagcaataagacaATTAATAATTCAGGGAAATATGTaatgtttttttaagtaaaaaatgttttaaaaattacaattatatgtatagtttagatttagtaaaatgtcttttacccaaaatTCAGATCCATTTCttgtatgaataaaataaaacctcaacccccatattataattctggggtattgtttgtttctttgtatttgtaattagttattccaaTCGATggtcagaaattatacaaataaattaatttacaagaggttcaaactaactttcattgaaacaacacttgggGTGAGTATAGTTTGTTTAataaacagtggaacatattggcttgctatacatattcaaatttctggggcttcaattattatatcactttgtttgaatatggcaaaaggagagaaggaagtataacattgtttgacttgaggtaagagtcagggattatttatcaatgatatctttcttttgaatggtgaatccaattcaatgatccataaatgagtaatatcagttgcaaatccaatgacttttaccttaaacagtaattattatcAATAGTATttgaaaggtttccaagatttacatatacaatgaaaaactctaatgttacaaaatatgataaacaaattttcttttcaacagtTTCTCAATGTATAAGTTACCTGGTAATTCTTTCCAATAATGCAGAAAAAGAGTTAACagctttgcttggaattaagtttttattaatgtaatcttgattagagagggttaaggcaggggctggttattcccttaacttattgtgatagtcagtttactttaaattttagttcacaataaaaatcatattattgtaaataggcatgatcaatttttaaaaaatatcttttacacatagtttacatttaaaaatatgttttcagttttcacaaagtaatgtacatgttttgataacattcaataacaatttcattaaaacccaatatttgtatcagctttgcttgcaacattattTGCAACACATCAAAATTCAATGAGGCTGTtaattacccctttaggttctaaatttattGTAAGGAAGGGATTAATAACTTTGTTAgaagttttaagtttttaaaagtaaagaaaattccttttctctgtagcagtttttttgtttttttcctctatgactatttaaattattgtacttgtaagatttacatgttttgatcttgatataaaattactcttcaaagaatattgatttaaaacttcaaaattttcaaccaggtaccttggaatattcttacatttgcaaataatagttttatttcagaAAAGACATTATAACAATATTAaagccatcacaatcaagtacatattaacaatgatatcaaattattatgagggttatgcattgtattataatttatatcctgcatttgaatgcattactaccaatcaaaaatattatgaaaatacaATCTATTCAATTCACCATTAAatactagtgaaatagtgaacataggagacataatttgaataggatctagtaacttaaagcataaatttaaattgtcacaataattatttttcttccctgtttctgaaaataattatagtcagagactctccctcctaagtgtagaaggggttaaattatttttgaaacatgtccaaggctgtaGCTGCTTCTCAAgtggctgtgctctttaactctttagttactgaaTTTACAAAATTTGCgcgattattttaaaaccttgacgatttatcacttccaaatgaatattaatttaaacttcactacatccaaattgtccctgaataaaacttcttaacaatgtttcttacatataccagttattctttcagcCTCtacttaaagaagaataaaacctgtagtctgggctctctataccttaggacaaatctacatatctgattaaatatttattttaaatcatgaactagtatccttacataatttgcaatcctcaaattcagtttgataagcatctCTGGCAAATTTGataatttaaattcatattttacacactgcaagtcttaatagataacttttCCAATATAAATTTTTGTGCACatgaaaaattaactgaaattccattttctaactggtagtcaaaagatttatactataccatcagtacttattcaaattcttagcaaacatgtatcctaatgaattagagaaagggctgtgagttttgagaaaaaagaactatgttttttgactttccaaaattatttcttgctgaactgaggcagcatggatgattcaattttggcttaaatttttctcatgaaccattctctgtttaaagggatctaattatgaaatataagccaatgttattgttctaataatttataagttaagattttcactaacatcagtgtgattaatggcaGATTAAACTTATGTCAGtccaaaaggtttttaccactcttGGTTAAGTATTTAGGTGCACTGATGGTTCTGATtggctaagaaagttttaaattgcacttctgtactTCAGTACATAACTCagaatcatttcttttctgtctgaataagatttttcttagattgcatttagaatgcttggtaattttaattaaatatcatCTCAATACTTAACCTGTTGacagaatttggtggtgggatcaaatctgtccccttttattgtcttatgatttctttgttccctttcttatggccagtaagaaatggaagaagaaatgcagagaaattatcttgttgattctcgccttaatgagagcagagaatatgatttcttttaatcaattaaattatattagagttttaaacactcagaaatccattggagatgttatttttctgaatttttcaaactcctctgtctgtctttctcattcctcaggaatgaatgagaaagagagagatttattttctccaaaattccattgtgatcccAGACAAATaaaaccattacaaacagatcatagacacataaatacaacatatagacacacagactgatcaaagACATATTTCCCAGGCATTTcatgcatactctaacaaatataagacatcctatcaaaagatcaataaatcacatcttacatgggtaaagaaatctggagaaaaaagaaagtttattattcagaaaagtggttaactctagcaaggaactggctaagctaggatgaattcttgagttaaatttagtcattggtggggccTGTGGTTGgtttcctttccatcttccctgaaatctcttatcaggtaatctgtaactaTTTCGATGggatttggaattacaatttttcttccagtggtaacctttctgacatctgggacacaaagagttgggggcattggaacaagagctttgtacagcctttgagcccttaattatttcagaatatgtttttcctttcaaggCTGCCTCGATGGCTATACCCTGCATGTAGGCTGGAGTAAAgttctcacaagctttcacatagtcattAATAGTCtcagattctttaacattttgaagcatgctctgacacacattattggcGTTGTTGTAGGCAAACTTTCTGACTATTATCTgagttgaatattcatcatttgtatatttttttacttcttgatttaatctttttataaattctgtatatatttcctctggGCCTTGTTTAATCTaggccaaacctgtggacagtttcttagttccTGGGATTCTTTTCCATGCCTCTTAGGCACActttgtacattgaattagagcttctctaggtaaattcatctgatcagcatgtaattcccattcgtcttttccaagtaacatttctttagtaactctgatgcactgtttcttattaatggctgccttctgttttgccaattcatcaaattctgatttccaaaagaggtagtcccctgcagaAAGAGAATATCTTGCTATGTGATTCCAATCTAATGGGGTAATCCAAAACCCTTCTAAAATCTCCACTaaagttaaagtgtatggagaagcaggaccatgtgaagcacaagctgtcttaatttcttttaacactttgtagggaagaggctcccatgtaggagctacttcttcatcatcatccaattcatctgctctaaaaataactgggaaacagaaagACATGTCTCtgtccttctgagcattttttattgctcCTTTAAAACCTATATTCGGGGGCTGTGGCTGTGGAGCTGGAGCTCCAAGCAGCAGAGGCTACTCTGCTTTTATCTGTCTTTactctttggaagagaggtttttaggtgggggagggtcagCTTCTGGTGGCTTTTTCATTTAGATTTTAAAGCTCCATTTTGATTTACGAGGagcctttttctcctcctctgattctaacactgaaaccttgaagatttcattctctgtattctgaccagataacaaagttgttttttctgaCACTTGTTCTGATCCGtactcagtataataatttttcaaaccATTGCCATGgactacaattttgaataagatcaagaaatttagtgagctgttctttactaatttttactccccattttctgaggatgtgcttagttatatcaataatagaattctttcctttgattcactgtgtcccatTCTGTTAATccattcttttacttctagtgtcttcctttAAGGGGAGaattctgaaaactctggatttcttgcccttcaGGCAGAAACTAAACCTTCGTAATTTGGGAGTTGTTTGAGGGGGAGGGCAAACCTTTACCTGAATCCAGCTATCCAAGATCCAAGGTCCCTGTttataagattctcctggttctgctcctttcactctgcatccattcctggagattgttctagttcacatgaaagtcttccagttcattattccttttagcacaatagtattccatcaccaacagataccacaatttattcagccattccccaatcgaagggcagcccctcattttccaatatttttttgccaccacaaagagggctgcTATACATACTTTTGTACagaactttttctttattatctctttggggtagaaacccaggagtggtatggctggatcaaagggcatatagtcttttaaagcccattgagcatagtttcaaattgccttccagaataattagatcaattcacaactccaccagcaatatattaatgccccaattttgccacatccccccgccaacatttatgactttcctttgctgttatgttagccaatctgttgGTGTttggtggtgcctcagagttgttttgatttgtatttctctaactatgagagatttagagcactttttcatgtgcttattgatagttttttctctttatctgaaaatttcctatttatgtcccttgcccatttatcaattggggaatggcttgattttttgtataactgatttagttccttaaaacatttgagtaattagacctttgtcagaggtcaTCAAGTATCCTTGTATCCTAATAATCCTCTCCCAGGGTCCATTTAGTCACCATGTTTTGCGTCCCAGATGTCTCAGGTAGTTGTCAGATCCCTTCTCTTGGACATTCTGCAGTGGGATTCACTTTAGGGAACAGCTCAGAAGGCTCTGCTTCAGTGGTTCCAAATCACTTCTAGAGGTTCCTAGATACAAATCTGCCAGGAACAAAACTGCATACaataatttcactttctttacaGTTATCAAGAGAAttgtaaatgtaaaatccttaatCCAGCTTTGGAAAGTTATCAATAAGACATAATCAGAGCCTGAATTTCCTTGCAAGATGCATTTGGAAGCCAatgatatacatatgtataataattCCAATAGTCAAATATTGTTGCTTTCTCAAAATGTACTATTCCATTTAATTAGACAAGTTGTTTAGGAAGGTATCATCCCTCCATTATAATTTGACCACAAATGTAGATTAAAATTGTCTGATTTTTCATACTTCTCAGAGATGTTCCAGTATCAACCATTAATTAATAGATTCAGTATTGTTGTTAAAAAGCTTGACTCCTCACCTACTTTGATTATAGGAATTTTctattgaaaggaaaagaagggacagAGTTATTACAATGTCTTAACGGAGGAATTGAAAACTCCCTCATCTCTGTCTGAATCCAAGCATGAATAATATCTGACTCTCAATCATTTAGGTACATGGTATCAAAAGCAAGGCTCAGGATTTACCAGGCGGGAACAATTCCTGTTTAGAAAAGAAATAGTACAATGGGGACACTGAGTCGAGTGTCCTACCATAGGCCAAGCCAAGATCACCCTCCCAAGTTCCCAGGCACAACCATCCAGGAATAACATTTTCCGGATTGCAAAACATACCATTTTCTACTATTGATTTTGTGAAAATTCATACATCCTTGtaatcaaaacaaaagaatagTAAATTACAGTCCCAAGATTTTTTATCTCAAATAGCAAAATTTCACTAATCATGAGGTAAAAAATACTATTAACTTTCTCATATTTCCATAACAATTAAATTTCATTCATCTTTTACTTATAAATTAGCCACATATATCAATGGTTAAAGCACTataatataaatatcaatatttattatattatatattaatagtaTCATcactaaatattaatatttaaataataaataagttacATATGTAAACTACCCTATATATTTTCACACTTTTTATGAAAATAGCCAAAAATTTCCCAATAAAAACTCACTATTATTATAATGAACttatgattatttgttttaaaacaaaacatcccTGGGCTCTCACTCATTTTCTGAAAGCATATTCGTGTGACTCCATTAAATACTTAAGTTTTCCAATATCTATTTTTATcacattctttttaaaagcttaatTCATAGTCTATTAATATCCAAAGGAACAGCAGTCTGGAGGCCAGTTTTGCTGGAATATAAAATCTTATGGAGTTGGTATTGTTTTAGTCTTTCTATCCATATGCTTATATTTGTGTCCCATAGGAGGTGATTAGTAAAAGGTTATTGTTTGACTGATATGGAATACTTGAAGGTGGGGTAGGAATGGACAAAGGATCTGGAAAGAGAAGCTTGGTGCCAGTttgaaaaggactttaaatgttgGATAGAGTAGTTTGCATTTTGcaggcagtagggagccactagagcttcttgaacaagagagagTGACGTGATCtcacctgtgctttaggaatataatATTGGTAATtctatggaggatggattggagagggatcTCTGGATGAAGAGATACCAATTAAGCTTAGATTTGAAGGATTTGGGCTTAGGGTTCTATTATAGTATAGAAGAGATTTGAGCTTGAACTAGAGTGGTGGttgtatgaatggagagaagggggaggatgCAGGAGAGGCTGTTAAGCTCAATAAACATTTGGTATGGTACAGGGTTCATCCTAATATCCACACTAAGAAACTGTTCCTAGGTTTGACCACAGTGAAAAGTAgtccttttttcaaaaaaataccccttttaaatggaagaagataaaaaagaatttcaactcTAGTACCTTCATATTTACAATGCTTGTCTATAACAATACCAAGGGAAGTGCtgcaaatattatctctattttccaAGTGAGTAATGTAAGGCTAATGAAGCTCAGACCTTAATAAGCAAATGACTGGTTCTTGGTAGCACAGAATTAGGATTTTGGATTGGAATTTGTCCTTGGAGCTCCACTGCACCATATGTCTACTGTTGTTACTGTTCAATCGTTTTTCAGTGGTGTGACCTAATTTTGGGTTTTCTCGGTAAAGACACCAgaatggtttccatttccttctccagctcattttatagatgaggaaactgaggcaaacatggctaaggaacttgcccagggtcacatagcataTGTCTTTTCCTTGTGAAAAGTTTTTTTATCACACTCAGGGACTTGGATTCTTTAATTTTTGAAGCAGTGTCTCCATTTCATCACTCACAAAATAAATACTGGGGTTGGGATAGCACCTTGGATAGAGGACTGTCTTTGGAGTCAAAGCCTGCCTCTaacaccctggacaagtcacttaatttctcagtgttccAGTGTTAAGGCATGAATGCATTGGTGATCTACATGGTGGAGGCAGTTTCCCTCCCAGTGTTATCACAGTTCCAGACCAAAGATTACACTAACAAAAAGAATTGAACCCAAATTAACCTCACCTCCTCACCAAGGAGAAATCCTTTCCCTCAGATCTTTTACATAAAAGCTTTGCTATCTTAGGGTCATTCTGACCTGGTATTATCCTTTAGCAGAGTCCAGTTAACACTTGTATCTTCAAGAAGGGGGAAAACCCCACAAAGAAAATAGTCCCTGATCCCCCTTTTCTAAAAACTCTGAGTATAGGCAATATTGTGGAAAGAAGTGATATATTCTAGGGAAtagcaattattttctttttgtcatttcagGTGATGGGGAAAAACCTAAAACTAAGGACAGTCATCCAGAACAGGAAATTAATGAAGATACAGGATCACAGAGGATGTTATCAGCAGGAATCGTGGGGACTATTGTCCAGGACCCAGAGTTTCAAGAAAGTTCAGACTATGAAGGCAAGTTAGAACTGCAGCAAGGAAGCAGAGCAGGCAACAAACTCAGAAAATCTATCCAGGAGAAATATTTCTGGCATGTGACTCTTTTCCCCAGCAATGGTACTTCAGAGGAGAGAGGCCAGGAGTGCAAAGGCATCTTGGATCTAAACTTTAAGATGGTTCCACACCCAAGAGATCTTTCAGGAGAAAGAACTCAGCAATGTGATTCTCATAAGCACAGTCAGAGACAAAACACAGTGTCTTTAATAAATCAACTAACTAATAATGAAGAGAAACCCTCTATGGGTGGGGCAGCTGGCATTTGTCATTTAGGCTTTGATTGCAGACAAAAGAtcaaactatataaatgttatcagtGTGGGAAAACCTTTGGAGGGAACTTATACCTTATTAGACACCAAAAAATTCATAGTGGAGAGAGGTgctatgaatgcaaagaatgtgggaaaaCATTTAATCAGAATTCTGTACTAGCtaaacatcaaagaattcatgtTAGGGGAAAGCCCTTTGAGTGtcatgaatgtgggaaagctttcagaAGGATATCAGCCCTTACTGATCATCAGAGAgttcatacaggagagaaaccttatgaatgtaaggaatgtggaaaaaagtTTAGAGGGAGAGCAGATGTAACTTACCATCAGAGGACTCACAGTGGAAAAAAACtctatgaatgcaaagaatgtgggaaagcctttatgGGGAGCTCAGACCTTAGTAAACATCACGGAATCCATAGTGGAAAGAAGCCCtatgaatgtaaagaatgtgggaaagccttcataCAGAGCTCAGACCTTAGTAAGCATCTGCAAATTTTtagtggagagaagccctatgaatgcaaagaatgtgggaaagccttcacatTTAGTTCAGGCCTTAGtgagcatcagagaattcatagaGGAGATAAGCCCtatgaatgtaaagaatgtgggaaagccttcacatTTAACTCAGACCTTAgaaaacatcaaagaatccatataaagccattgattgctcatgggtaggacaagctaacataataaaaatgacaattctacccaaattaatttacctatttagcgccatacctatcaaactaccaaaaaacttctttactgaattagaaaaaactataacaaatttcatttggaataacaaaagatcaagaatatcaagggaaataatgaaaaaaaatgtgaaggaagggggcctagcagtaccagatactaaactatactataaagcagcagtcatcaaaacaatatggtactgacttccggttaagatggcggcagagtaaggagcagctgctcgatctctcctgaccgaaccacacagaacccctcaaggggaaataaaaacgagtccagaggaacgaaggaaccccacaacagggcgcagcattgaaggtacgcagaatcggggcatttccacactttaaaggggtgaaacagttcacactaaaacacgagaggaagaagcccctcccccaccccccacaccgcacaagccattaaacaggactggggcaaccagaaaatcactggcagcccctgagcccgtacctgtgcgctgcaagacgagggaccccaggtggctgggactctccctgagcgcccacgtgggtgaaggcaccgcctccggccgggacaaaggcccctaaaactcggcctttcccaaactctgaaggcatcgcctcaggtgcgaataaagatctccagcccagggactttcactaccttctgcgggggtgaaggcaggccctaagagcatcagcNNNNNNNNNNNNNNNNNNNNNNNNNNNNNNNNNNNNNNNNNNNNNNNNNNNNNNNNNNNNNNNNNNNNNNNNNNNNNNNNNNNNNNNNNNNNNNNNNNNNNNNNNNNNNNNNNNNNNNNNNNNNNNNNNNNNNNNNNNNNNNNNNNNNNNNNNNNNNNNNNNNNNNNNNNNNNNNNNNNNNNNNNNNNNNNNNNNNNNNNNNNNNNNNNNNNNNNNNNNNNNNNNNNNNNNNNNNNNNNNNNNNNNNNNNNNNNNNNNNNNNNNNNNNNNNNNNNNNNNNNNNNNNNNNNNNNNNNNNNNNNNNNNNNNNNNNNNNNNNNNNNNNNNNNNNNNNNNNNNNNNNNNNNNNNNNNNNNNNNNNNNNNNNNNNNNNNNNNNNNNNNNNNNNNNNNNNNNNNNNNNNNNNNNNNNNNNNNNNNNNNNNNNNNNNNNNNNNNNNNNNNNNNNNNNNNNNNNNNNNNNNNNNNNNNNNNNNNNNNNNNNNNNNNNNNNNNNNNNNNNNNNNNNNNNNNNNNNNNNNNNNNNNNNNNNNNNNNNNNNNNNNNNNNNNNNNNNNNNNNNNNNNNNNNNNNNNNNNNNNNNNNNNNNNNNNNNNNNNNNNNNNNNNNNNNNNNNNNNNNNNNNNNNNNNNNNNNNNNNNNNNNNNNNNNNNNNNNNNNNNNNNNNNNNNNNNNNNNNNNNNNNNNNNNNNNNNNNNNNNNNNNNNNNNNNNNNNNNNNNNNNNNNNNNNNNNNNNNNNNNNNNNNNNNNNNNNNNNNNNNNNNNNNNNNNNNNNNNNNNNNNNNNNNNNNNNNNNNNNNNNNNNNNNNNNNNNNNNNNNNNNNNNNNNNNNNNNNNNNNNNNNNNNNNNNNNNNNNNNNNNNNNNNNNNNNNNNNNNNNNNNNNNNNNNNNNNNNNNNNNNNNNNNNNNNNNNNNNNNNNNNNNNNNNNNNNNNNNNNNNNNNNNNNNNNNNNNNNNNNNNNNNNNNNNNNNNNNNNNNNNNNNNNNNNNNNNNNNNNNNNNNNNNNNNNNNNNNNNNNNNNNNNNNNNNNNNNNNNNNNNNNNNNNNNNNNNNNNNNNNNNNNNNNNNNNNNNNNNNNNNNNNNNNNNNNNNNNNNNNNNNNNNNNNNNNNN is part of the Gracilinanus agilis isolate LMUSP501 chromosome X, AgileGrace, whole genome shotgun sequence genome and harbors:
- the LOC123253633 gene encoding zinc finger protein 23-like, whose translation is MDSLAENDSKENNVLVSLLLLSLTLAQQLQANTMPCMEIAFQNGSDGEKPKTKDSHPEQEINEDTGSQRMLSAGIVGTIVQDPEFQESSDYEGKLELQQGSRAGNKLRKSIQEKYFWHVTLFPSNGTSEERGQECKGILDLNFKMVPHPRDLSGERTQQCDSHKHSQRQNTVSLINQLTNNEEKPSMGGAAGICHLGFDCRQKIKLYKCYQCGKTFGGNLYLIRHQKIHSGERCYECKECGKTFNQNSVLAKHQRIHVRGKPFECHECGKAFRRISALTDHQRVHTGEKPYECKECGKKFRGRADVTYHQRTHSGKKLYECKECGKAFMGSSDLSKHHGIHSGKKPYECKECGKAFIQSSDLSKHLQIFSGEKPYECKECGKAFTFSSGLSEHQRIHRGDKPYEYLEGKASGQPVKVSTKTFARWQVGEVELPIFTW